The Nitrospinaceae bacterium genome contains the following window.
GGTCTTGCGCTGGCCACCTCCTTTGCCAGTGCTTTGAACGCATGGTTGCTTTTTCGAGGACTTAGTGAAGCTGGCGTATGGCCGGGTGATGAGTTGGCCAGAATCGTGAAAATTCTTCTTCCCCTTTCTTTAGTCATGGGGGCGGGGATATATGCTCTTAACTGGATTGTCTGGCCAGTTGGTGCGGGAGTAGGGTTGAGGGCAGGCGTGCTTGGGCTTGAAGTGGTTGTTGGGGCCGGGGCGTATCTGTTCCTCGCAAAGATGTTTATCCCCGAAACAGCGGCTTTGTGGACTGCTGCTTTCATGCGAAAGAAAGTTTGAGCAAGGATGTCAGCTAAAAAAGATATGGGGCAGCAGGTGAAAAACAGGACGATTGGGGCATCTCAAAAACTTAATCTTAAATTTGATGATTTAAGGTGTAACTATCAGGATTATTTATCAATAGAGCGCCGAATGTCTCCAAGATCTGTTGAGAGCTATGTTCGGGATGCCCGAGATTTTCTCCTTTGGGCTCAGGGCGCTAAACGCACGAATCCCACTGCCTGGCAGAGGAGCGATGTGGTGGCAAACCTCGCTCGTCTTAGGGGAGAGGGCAAAGCCGATACCACGATAAGACGGCAACTAGCGGCGATCCGTGTTTTTTCCCGCTTTTTGCTCCGAGAGGGGATTGTAGATACAGATTTCACAGCTGATATATCGCAGCCAGCAGCCTGGAAACGCCTTCCCAAGACACTTTCGGCAGAGCAGGTTGAGCGCCTTCTCGCGGCACCTGATGACAAAACAGCCGAAAGCATCAGAGACGGCGCCATGCTGGAGATGTTGTATGCCACCGGCATGAGAGTTAGTGAGCTTGTAGGGCTTAAAATCACGCAAGTGCAAATGGATGCAGGATTTTCACTCATAAATGGCAAGGGAGATAAGACACGCCTAGTTCCAGTAGGCGATGTCGCCTTGGTTCGCTTGAGGGAATATCTCGAAACCGCGAGGCTCTCCCTTTTAAAAGAAAAATCCTCTGATTTCGTATTCGTCACCAGGCGTGGAGGAGGAATGACGAGGCAAGCCTTCTGGGTTCGCCTTAAAAAATGGGCCTTGGTGGCTGGTATTGGCTCTAAGGTGAGTCCCCATATGTTGCGCCATAGCTTCGCAACACACATGGTGCGACGCGGAGCAGACCTAAGGGCTGTACAGGCGATGCTGGGACATGCCGATATTTCCACGACAGAAATATATACACACGTGGATAGAGATGCTTTAAGAGAAGCCATCGACGAGCATCATCCGCGCGGGGAGGCGTAAAAAAAGCGTACAAAAGAGTCTATTTGCTGTTGACGCCCCTTGGGCAGAGTCGTACGATCCAGCCGGTTGAGGGTAGGGCCGGGCTCATTCCAAGTAGGAGATTCACCTTTTGGCTACAAGAATTTCAGCAACCCCTCTCCAGGGTTCCGATCATCTTATTCACTTGATCGGAAATCGAGATCAATCTTTAAAAGCCGTGGGGAAGGCATTCGGTGTAAAAATTCGTATTGCATCAGAGGGGTTTTTGGCAGAGGGGCAACTTGAATCTGTGGAAGGGGCCCTGAAATTTTTTGATGAACTTTCGGCCTGTGTCGAGGATGGCTACAGGTTTCCGCCCTCCGAGGTTGCCACACTCGCCAGGACGGTGGCCAAAGGAAAGGGCCTTATCCTCAGTGATTTGGTCGCAGCCCGAATTAACTTGCCCTTAAAGAATAGACATATTGTTCCCAAGGGTGTGGCTCAAAAACAGTACATAGAGGCTATCAGGGCTTGTAATTGTGTGTTCGGTATCGGACCAGCGGGGACAGGGAAAACCTATCTAGCCATGGCAATGGCCGTATCTGGCCTGCTGGATAAGGCTTACTCGCGAATCATTCTAACTCGTCCAATAGTAGAGGCGGGGGAGAGGTTAGGGTTTTTACCTGGGGATTTGCAGGAGAAAATCAATCCCTACCTAAGGCCCCTTTTCGACGCGCTGCACGATATGGTTGATTTCGAACGCACCGAGCGTCTCCTTGAGCGCGGGGAAATTGAGGTGGCCCCATTGGCCTATATGAGAGGGCGCTCGCTCAACGACTCGTTCATCATCCTGGATGAGGCACAGAATACGACGCCCGAGCAAATGAAGATGTTTTTGACTCGCATCGGCACAGGGAGTAAGGCCGTGATAACAGGAGACATTACCCAAAGCGACCTTCCATCTGCTTCAGGATGTGGTCTCGTTCATGCCCGAGAAGTTCTAAATGATCTTGATGATGTTCGTTTCGTTAATTTTTCTGATACGGACGTGATTCGAACTGAACTAGTCCGAAAAATAGTGATGGCCTACGAGGCCCACCAAGATTAATTCGCCCACTCTATTTCCCTTTTACCCATTCAGATAAACGGACCCCAGAGGAAATCGTTTTGAGTCAGCTTGCCGGAACTGCGAAAGCGCCCGGAAAAGGCAAAAACGGAACACCTCGAAAGCATCAGGCTAAAAACGGCCGTTTTCGCGGACTGTCTAAAATTCCTCGTACGTTGAAGAATCTCCCGATTCCCTCTTATATCTATCCCATTGCGCTTGGCGTTATCCTCTCTTTTGTTCTGTCTATATTAATCACCTCGGGGCTCTCTGTTACCACCATCGATTATCAGATTGGGGATATCGCCCGCCGGGACATCAAGGCGCCCCGGAACATGAGGATTGAAGACGCTGCTGCCACGGAGATACTCCGCCAAAGCGCCCGAGATCGAGTTTTGCCTCGCTACGATATCGACTCGAAGCTTCTTGAAACCAGCGAGCGTCAGATAGAGAGCGCCTTCGGGGCGATTCAGAAATCCTTAATTAAACACTCCGGCGAGATAAGGGTTCGCCTGTTAAGCCTTGAGGCCGACAAAAAGAGGGCATCTCTTGTAGGAGAATCTCAAGTTTACAAAGCGCTTTACCAACTATCCGAATTCAACACAGAAGAGTCCACATTCGGGCGTTTGCTGGGAGGGAGCATCTCTCCGAATCTCCTCAACCTCCTTCGAGCCGAACGCTACGCCACGTGGTTGGGCAAGGACTTAACGAAACTAGTTCGCTCCGTCCTGGCCAGAGGTGTCGTAAGTGATATCCGTCTTTACAAAATTCATCTGGCCAAGGGAATTGTATTTCGCGATATTCGCACCGGAAATCAGGTGCGCCTGCCAAGTACATCCAAGCCTCTAGAACTTAGAGAAGTAAGGGAGTTCTTGTTCCAGGAGGCCGACAAACTAAAACTGCAACTCTCACCTGCACAAAGGGTTCTTCTGGCTGCTCAGGCCGCTAAATTGATTCAACCCACCTTGAATTTCAACAATCAAACTACTGCCTTGGCTCAAAACGATGCGGCACGCAAAGTAAAGCCTGTGAGCCAAGTTTTAAAAGACGGTGAAATGATAGTTCGGGAAGGAGAGCGAATCAGCGTCTCACAGATGACGACTCTTCGCGCCCTTGAGCAGGCAGGCCGTCAAAGTCACATAGTCGACAACTTTTTTGGGACGACCATTCTCGTTGCACTTTTCTTGATTCTCGCGTGGACCGCCGCAGAGCGTTACGACCTTGGCATATTGGATAAATCAAAAGACGTTTTTCTTTTTGTCTTATTGCTCGCTGCTCAAACGATTTTGATTAAATTGAGCATTATTTTTGCGCATGAATTTCAGGGAACAGGCCGCGGATTGGATGTTTCCGTCTACTACCTAATGATTCCCCTGGCATCGGCGTCGATGCTAGCCAGCATACTTCAGGGCCGCTCAACGGCCATTTTAATGGCCATAATGTCGTCGGTTATGGTAGGGCTACTCTTTCCCGGAAATGTACATATTGCTCTCATTGCCATGGCGGGCGGTGTTTATGCTGCGATCAACTGGAAAGACTATCGCCATCGTACCTCAATTCTCATAGTGGGATTAATGATCGGAATCATAAATGCAGCTCTCGTCACAGGATTCAATTTACAGGGTGGCCTACGTCTTGCGATAGCAAGATGGGCTGATATTCCTTTTGCGTTTGCTGGAGGCATTGCCAATATTATCGTGGTCTCAGCGGTCATGCCGCTTCTTGAGGCCGCATTCAAAATGACGACAGACATGAAACTCCTTGAGCTGTCCGATCAAAATCACCCATTGCTTCGCCAACTCGTGGTTCGTGCACCGGGCACATATCACCACAGCTTGCTTGTCGGGAATCTCGGCGAGGAAGCTGCCGAGGCGGTTCAGGCGAATCCGTTGCTCATTCGGGTAGGGTCTTATTTTCACGACATTGGCAAAGTCGTAAAACCTGAGTATTTCATTGAGAATCAGGGGCCTCTTAATAGGCATGACAAGCTGAGTCCGAGCATGAGCGCGCTGATTCTCGTCAGCCATGTCAAAGAAGGCCTTGAGATGGCGAGAAGCCACAAGCTTCCTAAGGAAATATGTGACCTGATCTGTCAGCATCACGGAACATCGCTAATTCGATTTTTCTTTGAAAAAGCCAAGGAGCAGGGCGGCGATGAGGTAGAAATTCACGAGGAGATTTACCGTTATCCTGGCCCCAGGCCTCAAACGCGCGAGGCAGGCATCATGATGCTCGCGGATATGGTCGAGGCGGCGTCTCGCTCCTTAACCGACACCTCTCCTGCCCGCTTGGCGGGACTGGTGGACCGGTTGGTGCAGACGGCTTTTGCTGATGGTCAACTGGATGAGTGCGACCTCACTCTTCGGCATTTGAGTTTAATTCAACAGGCATTTCTTAGAGTGCTGGCTGGCATATATCATCACAGGGTCATTTATCCTGAAAAAACAGGTCAGGAGCGAAAAGGAACAAATGGGGATATCCATAACAAACCGCCAAAGGAGAGTGCGCCTCAAGATCGGGCCATTGCGCAAGCGGGCAGAGGCGGTTCTCGATAAACTCAGTTCAAGCGATATAATCATTGATATCGCAATCGTGGGCGATAAAGCTATGCGGACAATAAATCGCCAATTTCGAGACATAAACGAAACCACCGATGTTCTTTCATTTCCGTCCGGCCCGTCTCCTGATATGGGTACACTGGATGTCCTTGCCGCCGAGGAGGCGAATCATATAGGAGATATCGTTGTCTCTGTGGACGAGGCGCGAGGACAGGCTGAGGAAGACGGGGTTTCACTGGATATCGCCATTGATCGCCTCATTATTCATGGATGTTTGCATCTTCATGGATTTGAACATGACCTCTCTGCCGAGGCGACAAAAATGCGGCGCAAGGAAAATCAATTACTGAAGATGCTTCATGGCCCCGATCTTCCAGGCTATGCCAGGCCGAAAAAGGCGCAAGGCAAGAACTAGTTTTCGTAGGAGAAAGTAGCGAATTGAAACCTCTGTGGGCACCCTGGCGAATGGAATATATTCTAGGGGGGAAATCCTCGCCCGGCGACGGCATTGAGCAATGTGTGTTCTGCGAAGTGCTCAAGGAGGAGGATGGACCACAGAATCTGATTTTGCACCGTGGCGTCCATGCGTATGTAGTCATGAATAAATATCCATACTCGAACGGGCACCTTATGATAGTGCCGACTCGCCACGAGAAGGATTTTGAGGCACTCAATCCAGATGAGGGAGCAGAGATTTTTTTGTTGGCCCAAAGAAGCCTTGCCGTGTTGCGAGGCACCGTGAGGGCGCAGGGATTTAATATGGGACTTAATTTGGGCAAGGTTGCCGGGGCGGGCATTGACCCCCATCTTCATTTTCATGTTGTGCCCAGGTGGGATGGAGATCATAATTTCATGACAGTCCTCGCAGAGGTACGCTCTATTCCCGAGCACATTGAAACGACTTACAAGACTTTGCGTCAGGCATTTTCAGAAGATTTTTCCGGAACGAACGCTTAAAGGGAAATCATGGGCGCTTTACGTCTAATCTTTGGTCTTTTTATTGCCGTTCTCATCGTGAGTTTCGGTGTTTTGAACATGGAACTCATCTCCGTAAAATATCATCGTATCGGCACTTTGCAGCTACCGATTTTTTATTTTCTTGTCATATTTTTTTCTGCAGGTTTTTTGGTTGCCTGGGTGGGTGGCCTTCTCGATAGGATACGCTTCTTCACCCGAATTCGGGGCTACAGGAAAGAGGTGAAAAACCTGAGAAGAGAGCTAGAGGTGGCCCAAAATAAAAACGGCCGACTTCTCGCAACTAGTTCTTCCACCACTAACGGCGAGTCCTCAAGGCAGCTAATTTCCCCCGTCGCCACGCCAGAGTCGGAATCCACGTCAACCACACCGCGCCCGGACTCACAAAAACAAGAGGGCCGAAATGTCTCCGTCGACTAAGACAACAGAGGCGCTTGGTTCCTCCGGGCCCATCACCAAAAATGGGTCTACAAAATCCTCCTCTAAGCCTATTCCAGACAAAACCAGCCCTGCAATGCGCCAGTTCCTTGAGATTAAGGGGCGCCACCCGGATGCCCTCTTATTTTTCCAGATGGGCGATTTCTTTGAAATGTTCTTTGATGACGCCCTTGTCGGCTCGAAAGTGCTGGAGCTTACGCTCACATCTCGCCAAAAAGATGCCAATGGCAATCCGATTTC
Protein-coding sequences here:
- a CDS encoding LapA family protein; the protein is MGALRLIFGLFIAVLIVSFGVLNMELISVKYHRIGTLQLPIFYFLVIFFSAGFLVAWVGGLLDRIRFFTRIRGYRKEVKNLRRELEVAQNKNGRLLATSSSTTNGESSRQLISPVATPESESTSTTPRPDSQKQEGRNVSVD
- the ybeY gene encoding rRNA maturation RNase YbeY; protein product: MRLKIGPLRKRAEAVLDKLSSSDIIIDIAIVGDKAMRTINRQFRDINETTDVLSFPSGPSPDMGTLDVLAAEEANHIGDIVVSVDEARGQAEEDGVSLDIAIDRLIIHGCLHLHGFEHDLSAEATKMRRKENQLLKMLHGPDLPGYARPKKAQGKN
- a CDS encoding HIT domain-containing protein, producing MEYILGGKSSPGDGIEQCVFCEVLKEEDGPQNLILHRGVHAYVVMNKYPYSNGHLMIVPTRHEKDFEALNPDEGAEIFLLAQRSLAVLRGTVRAQGFNMGLNLGKVAGAGIDPHLHFHVVPRWDGDHNFMTVLAEVRSIPEHIETTYKTLRQAFSEDFSGTNA
- a CDS encoding PhoH family protein, whose protein sequence is MHLLATRISATPLQGSDHLIHLIGNRDQSLKAVGKAFGVKIRIASEGFLAEGQLESVEGALKFFDELSACVEDGYRFPPSEVATLARTVAKGKGLILSDLVAARINLPLKNRHIVPKGVAQKQYIEAIRACNCVFGIGPAGTGKTYLAMAMAVSGLLDKAYSRIILTRPIVEAGERLGFLPGDLQEKINPYLRPLFDALHDMVDFERTERLLERGEIEVAPLAYMRGRSLNDSFIILDEAQNTTPEQMKMFLTRIGTGSKAVITGDITQSDLPSASGCGLVHAREVLNDLDDVRFVNFSDTDVIRTELVRKIVMAYEAHQD
- a CDS encoding HDIG domain-containing protein — translated: MSQLAGTAKAPGKGKNGTPRKHQAKNGRFRGLSKIPRTLKNLPIPSYIYPIALGVILSFVLSILITSGLSVTTIDYQIGDIARRDIKAPRNMRIEDAAATEILRQSARDRVLPRYDIDSKLLETSERQIESAFGAIQKSLIKHSGEIRVRLLSLEADKKRASLVGESQVYKALYQLSEFNTEESTFGRLLGGSISPNLLNLLRAERYATWLGKDLTKLVRSVLARGVVSDIRLYKIHLAKGIVFRDIRTGNQVRLPSTSKPLELREVREFLFQEADKLKLQLSPAQRVLLAAQAAKLIQPTLNFNNQTTALAQNDAARKVKPVSQVLKDGEMIVREGERISVSQMTTLRALEQAGRQSHIVDNFFGTTILVALFLILAWTAAERYDLGILDKSKDVFLFVLLLAAQTILIKLSIIFAHEFQGTGRGLDVSVYYLMIPLASASMLASILQGRSTAILMAIMSSVMVGLLFPGNVHIALIAMAGGVYAAINWKDYRHRTSILIVGLMIGIINAALVTGFNLQGGLRLAIARWADIPFAFAGGIANIIVVSAVMPLLEAAFKMTTDMKLLELSDQNHPLLRQLVVRAPGTYHHSLLVGNLGEEAAEAVQANPLLIRVGSYFHDIGKVVKPEYFIENQGPLNRHDKLSPSMSALILVSHVKEGLEMARSHKLPKEICDLICQHHGTSLIRFFFEKAKEQGGDEVEIHEEIYRYPGPRPQTREAGIMMLADMVEAASRSLTDTSPARLAGLVDRLVQTAFADGQLDECDLTLRHLSLIQQAFLRVLAGIYHHRVIYPEKTGQERKGTNGDIHNKPPKESAPQDRAIAQAGRGGSR
- the xerD gene encoding site-specific tyrosine recombinase XerD, which gives rise to MGQQVKNRTIGASQKLNLKFDDLRCNYQDYLSIERRMSPRSVESYVRDARDFLLWAQGAKRTNPTAWQRSDVVANLARLRGEGKADTTIRRQLAAIRVFSRFLLREGIVDTDFTADISQPAAWKRLPKTLSAEQVERLLAAPDDKTAESIRDGAMLEMLYATGMRVSELVGLKITQVQMDAGFSLINGKGDKTRLVPVGDVALVRLREYLETARLSLLKEKSSDFVFVTRRGGGMTRQAFWVRLKKWALVAGIGSKVSPHMLRHSFATHMVRRGADLRAVQAMLGHADISTTEIYTHVDRDALREAIDEHHPRGEA